Genomic window (Rhododendron vialii isolate Sample 1 chromosome 4a, ASM3025357v1):
cgccgcctaggcagcttggcgcttggaggtgggtctccgccgtACTAGCGCCAaacgccatttagaacattggtaaATAGTGGTGGCAATGCCACTATCTCCGCATCcaatgattaaaaaaatcttcatcatttttatttcattttaacCTAACACATTGTGACTAATTtcaatatttaaataaaatcgTTTCTATTATTTTATGAATCTCATTTGTTTTATTCAACCCATTCTTAATCAAATACGAGTATTTTCAAATCTTTCTTAAAAATAAACTCAACATGCAAATGTATTCTACAAGAAAATAATACAATATGAACTCGAGTTGACTTGCTCACAATTACGTCTAATTGGGAGCTCCGATGAAATTGTCAACCAGAAATATATGTCTTGgcaattatttcaatttttacaaCAACGACAGTGATTCTCAATTTCATTACATGTATTTGTGATAATTACCCCACTTTCCACTGAAATGTAATTCTCTTCGAACATTATAGTggttttgaaaaacaaattctGTTTCCGAGCATCGTGTGCAGTGTAAAACCCCAGTTTCTACGTACGAGTCTCTAAACCCTAGTTCTAGCCCCATCAAACCATCGGGAAGACGAAGAAGACGCCGAGGGAGTGACTGCGTATCTGCGAATCTATTTAACGATGGAGAAAGGAACCTCTTTTCTGTTCTCTGGCATCACATTCAACAGAAAGAAATTCTCCGGCGATTTCGAAAAGTTCAAGGTAAAGCTGCTTCCATTTTCTCAACCCACAGTTCTCACTCAACTTTTCAGTTTGTTAGCCGAAAACATCCGAGCTCAAACTCTTCGGTGTTTGCCGAGAAAATCCGAGCTCAAATTTACACCTGCTTGAGCAGTACATTGAAAACTAGGGTCTGTCTGGTATGGTTAATGTTTTTTTTCGTGTTTTCGTTTACCGTTCACTGTAAAACACACGACACTGGGTTGATCAACAATATACCGAAACATGTTTCCTGAAtaattttgtttatgaaaaatagaggaaaagCTTTATTTTGCATGAAATACTCCAATAGGAAAACACAACTCAAAGTGTAAATTTGGGTAAAATTGTCTTTAATGCCATGATTGTAAATTTGAGAGGGAGAAAATAGGCTTGCAATATATGAGTAAAAATTTCAGTCTCccttgatttgagtaaaactcagtTTGGTAGAGGTTGAGTCGAGGAGGGGAGTTGATTTTGAgggttttttacccaaattttgagTTTACGTGAGAAAAAGGGTAAGGACCGAAGATGCTTTGAACCCCGCTACTTTTTCACAACAACACCAAATGgatgttttgttttgaaaatatttcaGCTCAAGTTTGAGTATTTTATAAGATAAGTGATGGTTTTTATTTCACTATTTCAGCTCAAGATGATTTAGTTAGGGCAAtgatgttttttcttcttctttcaaaacAATTATGAAAAGTGTTACGGAAACTGTGTTATGAAAAGGGCTAGTAATGTTTGTCTGTGCCTCTGTTACTCTATATTATTGTTTCATTCTGAACCTCATAAATAATAATCTTAAACTAAGAATATTCAGATTCACATTGTAGTCTATATGTTATCTTACCAGGAGAagaatgaaagtaatgatttaTTAAGTAATGAGGTGAGCTTGATCGGAAGCCGAAACAGTGAAATGGATGAGATTACGATGCcagggaagaagaggaagaggaaggcgatgtttttgggtaaatttgGATAAATGGGTTTTGAGTTAAGAGGTCAGGACTTCAACTAGCTGCATGATAATAACTTTCTTGGTTGGTTTTGTTTGCTTTGTTGTGTTTAGAGCCGGTTGAAGGATTCAATGTCTTCAAAAGCTCAAAATCAGCAGCTGTGACTCAGGAGAATAACCAGACTGAGGATGAGATTGCTCAAGGGAAGAAGGAATTATACAGGAAAATGGAGGTGTTCCCTCTACTCTCTCTTTGGATTTATGTATAGTGTATACAACAAATTTTGTTGCGAGAATAGATGGTTGATGAAATTGTATATCGTAGATTTTCAGTATCAGTACTAGTATATGTATCATGGATTATTTACCTTATACTCAAATTGTACACGTATACTGCTATTGTCATATGTATTGTTAATGTTgtcatatttttcttcttttgactTCAGGTTTttgttctgattttttttgttcatttgtttAGAGGGATGCACTTGTCCGTAAGAAGCATAACATACACACTTCTGGGAGTAATGTCCCATCTCCTCTCCAGGATTTTGCAGAGTTGAAATCAAGGTACTCTCTTCACATATTGTGCAATATTAGATAGAAACCTAAGTTGCATGAACTTGGGTCTTCGGGTATGGGTACATGTGTAAGTGTCAGTTTGATTGTAATGAGTAATGTCTAAGGAAAAACGGGCATGGGGAAAAAAACCATATTTCCTTTTATACTTATTTCACTTCAGGAAGTAATGTCTCATCTCCTCTACGGGATTTTGTAGAGTTGAAATCAAGGTGCTCATATTCATATATTTGAAACAcaacctatgttacatggatttGGGTGTCAGGTAGGGGAGTGCACGGGTCAGCTATGGTCAGGTCTACCCTTAATCCGCCACCAGACCTAACCTCATCAGGTCGCCATTTTTGTCATCCGATTATGACAGAAATGACCATCGAAACCAATAGATCTCAGGTCACAGTTTGATGAGTCGAAGCCGGATGGTTTGGCGGTTTGAGCCAACGTATTGAACGGCATCCTCTGCTTTTGATTGTCCTCCGCAGGCAGTAATTACGTATGTCTGTAGCCCCTCAAGCGTTGTCGGTGGTTCACCAGAATTTGAGCTCTTCATGGTTTACGAGAAAGGGCTAACAAAGATATGTCAAAGGGGGATGGGAGTACATgacttccctttttttcttcagaaTGAGACACATGTAATAAAGAGGAAATGGGATGATAGAGGATGCAATGGACATGAACTAAGGAATGAGAAGTTTGTGATAGACGTTTGAGGTTTATTGGGTTTGGTGAATGGGGAAGtttgtgagaggagagagaataagatgTTTATCtggcatttttctttttctttttagaatgtAAATCAAACATTAAAAATACAGAGAGGAATAAATACATTGGCAATGTAGAGAGAAGATGGAGAGACAGTTATAATTACCTCTTTGGGAATCTGAAAAGAATGCAAGTTCCGAGATAAGGACCACATGTGAAAGAAGAACACGGCGTGTTGACTTTATTTAAAATCTCGGTCGGATTGGGCTGACCAGGTGAAACTTATATGAAACCCACCACCCACCCGAAACCCGATATTTATTACTTGACTCAACCCGATTTCGACTGAGTTACTTTGCAAAACCAACCGCGAGGTGGCAGGTCGGACAGTTTGAGCGGGTTGGGCGGATTCTTGCTCACCCACTGTTGGGTACAGGTGCATGCCTGAGAGTCAGTTTGATTCTCATGTCTAAGGACACAAGGACATGGGAGAAATGGTGCTTACAATGCTGCATAGAGCATTTCACGTGTACTTTTTGAGTTTATACATAGTAGTGTAGAATCTCATACTAAATATGTTTGCAAGGTACAAGTCCGAATACAAATGTAGGTTGCATATGTCATACCCTTGTCTGACTCAGAGAGTCACAAGGGACCATTTAACATACAACACAACATGAGTCTGAAGATTGACATTAACACTAATAATCTTCAGCTCTCTTCTTATTTGCGGCTTATGAACATTTTAGGGCAAATTAGATTACACCCCCATCCTTCCAAGAGATTTACATTAACACCCATCAACTATAAAATTCACCCCTGCTCATTGTCAATGTTGTTTTACCAGTCTGCAAGGTTTTAAAAACACATTTCTGGTTAAATGCATTAACCCTGTAATACTGCCTCTCGTCATCACTGCATCTCCTCAGGCTTGCTCTTCACTATACAGAAAATATACGACAGGAAGTATTACGTGTGCTTTACGCACCTTGAGTGTTGCATTCCATATGGTTTCTGAGGTAAGATCACGTAATGCCAAATGAAAATGATTAATCTCAGAGGGGTATAATAGGAGTCACAACCTAGAACAAAgcgttttttatatttttagcaTGGTTGTATAGTGAACGGGAAATTTTTTATGTAATTATAGGATCCATGTCGAACGAGGCATATCTGACAGAATTTCTGTAGTGTCTTGTCCGACATTGgtttttcttgaatttgaaaaagtcCTCTCAGGCAGCAGGGAAAGATGGCAGCTAAGCTATTTGGACAGACATAACTTAGACAAATAGGTTACAAGTTTCAAAGCTGCTATTTCGTTGAATGAGATATCTTGGATTTGGAGGCAGTTTGAAGGACCTCTTGCGCCAAAATCCTGTAAAACTACCATATGAAGCTATCTTTTATTCTTCTTAGGCCTGAGTCTGGCTATGGTTTTCATGGAGGCAGCTCGTTTGGGCCTCCAAGTTCTTTCAAATTTCCATGTAAGGCtatttcttcttcgtcttcttctgaGGCCCGAGGATTATTACTCTTTTATGGAGGCAGCTCATTTTCACCTCTGATGTTTTACGATTGTTATCATCTATACTACGAAGAAGAATATTCATGTTTTACAGTTGTCTTCTTACTTTTGAAATGTGTTTTAAGTATGTCGTGACTAAAAATGACAATGTCTCTTTGCTTGATACAGATATGGTTGCAAACGGTATTTATTACGCAATTTTGCCGAACTAGGATTTAAAGAGCCAACCCCAATTCAAAGGCAGGCGATTCCAGTCCTTTTATCTGTATGTTCTTCTATTTAATTCTAGTTTCTTCTTTActtgtttttcattatttatttatcatgttTGACGATATATTTTCGTCAATTATGCACGCTATCTCCTTCAGGATTGGCATCAAAGTTGTGGAGTTATTCTTAATTAAAGATTGACCATGACACCCAAAAGGCAACCGGGGGGTTGAATAGGGTTGCTAACAATAACGCCtattaaaaataaactactaAGCAATAATATACAGCAATAAGAGATATTGGAAAATGAATAACATGATTAACTATTAAAATTTGAATGCGTAAAGTAAAGAGAAGGGAAGAGAGATCAAACACAAGATGTATAGTGGTTCGGCGATGCCTAAACTATTAAAATTTGAGTGCTTgtaaagagaaagagagatcgaACACAAGATGTATAGTGGTTCGGCAATGCATAGCCGAATACACTTCTCAAGCTACCACTATTCTTCAAATAGTTTACAAAcactagctttcccgaggagctagcgaGCGGCTAGGATTTTTCCCAAAATCCTTAGAAAGAACCTTCAACAAAATAATTCCTATTTTGACTTTAAGCTTCCAAGTGTTTAACTCCTAAGCACTCACTCAGACTATTTAGAGTATTGCTACTCTAACAAGAAGATTTGAAGGATGCGTACAAAGCTCAATATTGCAACACTCCTCAAAGTCAAATGAGTAGATATGAAAATGGGAGAGGGAGAATATGAGAAACTTGATTTTGAAGCTCTTGAATATGATGAACTTGGAAGTGTTAGAGTTCGTAGAAATGGTGCTTGAACCTTCCATTTATAGATCAAATCCAAATACTAGCCATTGGTGGTAGTTCATAGTTGTGCTGAGCATTGAATGCAAAATAGAGCTGTTGGTGGTAGTTGGAGCTGTCAGCGCAGCTTTTCTGCACGGCCGGTAATCCCACCTGTGTCCACCGGTCGACTGGCCGGTCAACCTGTCATTTTGCTTCCTTAACCGGTAGTCAAGCTTTCTTCCTGGTAGACGTCTGGTAGTCAGCGACGACCGGCTAGTCAACCGGTCTATCATCCAGTTAAGCTTAGAATGTTTGTATTGATTCCATTGAAGCACACCTTGATTCCGAATCATTCCATGATTGATTACAACATGTCAAATCATAAAAACACGATGCATATGATATATATTCATTTAAAAGCTCGTATTGGGAACTAATCGGAGGTTAAAGAATCTTGTTGTGATGTTATAATTGCAAAATACAAATCATCATCAAAATCCCAATATTGTAATACCTACAATATCCAACAGACTGTTAGTGTCTTTTCAAATACTGTAGCTGTTCTATAATTAATCTTTTATTTGTGCAAGGGGCGGGAGTGCTTCGCTTGTGCTCCAACTGGTTCCGGCAAAACCTTGGCTTTCGTTTGTCCTATGCTAATGAAACTTAAGGTATTACTGAACTTTTTTGAACCACATTTTGAAAGTTGGTCATTGAATGGCTCTAAGGAAATGTCCCCATAAGCAGCATGCTTCAAAGGATGGCGTCCGGGCTGTGATCCTTTTACCTACACGAGAGCTAGCTGCTCAGACAGCGAGAGAGTGCAAGAAGTTGGCTAAAGGaaagaaattttatatcaaGTTAATGACGAAGCAGCTTGTTAAAAGTGCCGATTTTTCAAAACTGCATTGTGATATATTGATATCAACGCCTTTCCGTTTACAGTTTGCCATCCGCAAAAGAAAGCTTGATTTAAGCAGGTATGTACTTGACATGCTATCCAATCTCTAGTTGATTCAACTCCCCTAAAATGCACGAATAGGAATGCCGATACGATGAATGTGGTGATATCCTTTTTCAATTATGGCCCATAACTGAATGTTAGTTTCTCCAACAATCAAGGGAAAAGTTCCTGGACACTGTTTTGAATTcccaaaacaaatcaaagatTCTATGTTTGGTTTTAACCTTTTACTAAAACTGGAGTAGCTGTCAAACATCTGGTGGTATCCCTTCAATGACGTACTATGATTTTTCTCTGTCATGACTCCCAAAGTAAACTTGGACAAGAAGGATACAAATATGGCTTGAAACCCAGATTTGGGTGGCCATGGAGTTCTTTGATGCTGGAATTGACGACCTATTCCACCTGTCTGCTTTGAATTATGGTTCACTAAGTCACGTAATGAATTCCCACCAGTTCTCCATTTCTTAGAGTGGAAGTTAGAATTAACCCCTCTTTGAGTTGTGCTTAAAGAGAAAACTTTCATGAATCTAAGAAGCACAAATACGGACACGGGACACGGATACAACACGACATGGACATGCAgacatatcattttttttttttttgacttacccaaaaaattaaagaatatatttttgtagtatAGATGTATGTTATGCATATGAGGGATCAAAAACATTAATCCTATCAAATTAACATTTGGTGGATACAAATTAAGTTATCATGAACTGAACATCTATGGAAAGTTTAACTCTGTCCAAggtttaaaaattgcattttaacCTCCTGATGGGTTCTTAAAGTGTCCCAATATCAATATTATCCCGACATGTTCTAGGGTGTTCACAACGTGTCCGAGTAAAAACAATAGGATAAAAATTGAACACATATTTAGGCAATTTTGGCACGTGTCTGGAGTGTCATGTCCGTGTCCCACGTGTCATACATGGATACGTGAGATCGTTAGCGGTGTCCTGCTTCTTAGTCTCAAAATATTGACACTTATCGTATACCACTTGCTTGAAGAGTGAAGAGAATAGGTTGCTAAAAGTTTCCTGAAGGTTAAAAATCCTTTCAGCATAGCAAGTTAGTATTACCATGCTTGCCAACTTAGATTTTTGTTTCGTGCAGGGTTGAATATCTCGTCCTGGATGAGTCAGATAAGTTATTTGAACTTGACTTGGTGGAGCAGGTTGATTCAGTGGTCAAAGCATGCTCAAATCCATCTATATTACGTTCATTGTATAGTGCTACTTTGCCCGATTCAGTTGAAGAGCTTGCACGCACGATAATGCACGATGCTGTTCGTATTATTGTTGGCAGGAAGTAAGGCTGGCTTCGTACAAAGCTGATGTAAATTCTACcggccaaaaaataaaataacattaATAACTA
Coding sequences:
- the LOC131324772 gene encoding DEAD-box ATP-dependent RNA helicase 57, with translation MEKGTSFLFSGITFNRKKFSGDFEKFKEKNESNDLLSNEVSLIGSRNSEMDEITMPGKKRKRKAMFLEPVEGFNVFKSSKSAAVTQENNQTEDEIAQGKKELYRKMERDALVRKKHNIHTSGSNVPSPLQDFAELKSRYGCKRYLLRNFAELGFKEPTPIQRQAIPVLLSGRECFACAPTGSGKTLAFVCPMLMKLKHASKDGVRAVILLPTRELAAQTARECKKLAKGKKFYIKLMTKQLVKSADFSKLHCDILISTPFRLQFAIRKRKLDLSRVEYLVLDESDKLFELDLVEQVDSVVKACSNPSILRSLYSATLPDSVEELARTIMHDAVRIIVGRKNAASESIKQKLIFVGSEEGKLLALRQSFAESWNPPVLVFVQNKERAKELYRELAFDNVRADVIHADLSQIQRENAVDNFRAGKTWVLIATDVIARGMDFKGVNCVINYDFPDSAAAYIHRIGRSGRAGRSGEAITLYTESDVPFLRNIANVMAASGCEVPAWIMSLPKKKWKKHRPRRDAILTKPKDEEE